One Pseudomonas abieticivorans genomic region harbors:
- a CDS encoding ABC transporter ATP-binding protein — protein sequence MATLELRNVNKTYGAGLPDTLKNIQLSIDSGEFLILVGPSGCGKSTLMNCIAGLENISGGAIVVDGADISGMSPKDRDIAMVFQSYALYPTMTVRENISFGLKIRKMPQAAIDEEVARVAKLLQIEHLLTRKPGQLSGGQQQRVAMGRALARRPKIYLFDEPLSNLDAKLRVEMRTEIKLMHQRLKTTTVYVTHDQIEAMTLGDKVAVMKDGIIQQFGTPKQIYNDPANLFVASFIGSPPMNFIPLRLQRKDGRLQALLDSGQARCELPMDINDAGLEDREVILGMRPEQITLAPTEATGLPSIRAEVQVTEPTGPDTLVFVNLNGTKVCCRLAPDVAPQVGETLNLQFDPAKVLLFDAQTGERLGVVGRPQAKVQADNVAQFKGR from the coding sequence ATGGCAACGCTCGAACTGCGTAACGTAAACAAGACCTACGGTGCCGGCCTGCCCGACACCTTGAAAAACATCCAGCTGTCGATCGACTCGGGTGAATTCCTGATCTTGGTCGGCCCGTCGGGCTGCGGTAAATCCACCCTGATGAACTGCATCGCGGGCCTGGAAAACATCAGCGGCGGCGCCATCGTGGTGGATGGCGCCGACATCAGCGGCATGAGCCCCAAGGACCGGGACATCGCCATGGTGTTCCAGAGCTACGCGCTGTACCCGACCATGACCGTGCGTGAAAACATTTCCTTTGGCCTGAAGATTCGCAAGATGCCGCAAGCCGCCATCGACGAGGAAGTGGCCCGCGTGGCCAAGCTGCTGCAAATCGAGCACCTGCTCACCCGCAAGCCTGGCCAATTGTCCGGTGGCCAGCAACAGCGCGTGGCCATGGGCCGGGCCCTGGCGCGCCGGCCCAAGATCTACCTGTTCGACGAGCCGCTGTCCAACCTTGACGCCAAATTGCGCGTAGAGATGCGTACCGAGATCAAGTTGATGCACCAGCGCTTGAAGACCACCACGGTGTACGTGACCCACGACCAGATCGAGGCCATGACCCTGGGTGACAAGGTGGCGGTGATGAAGGACGGCATCATCCAGCAGTTCGGCACGCCCAAACAGATCTACAACGACCCGGCCAACCTGTTCGTGGCCAGCTTCATCGGTTCGCCGCCGATGAACTTCATCCCTCTGCGCCTGCAACGCAAGGATGGCCGCCTGCAGGCGCTGCTGGACAGCGGCCAGGCGCGCTGCGAGCTGCCGATGGACATCAACGACGCCGGCCTTGAAGACCGTGAAGTGATCCTGGGCATGCGCCCGGAGCAGATCACCTTGGCACCCACCGAGGCGACGGGCTTGCCGAGTATTCGCGCCGAAGTACAGGTTACCGAGCCCACCGGCCCGGACACCCTGGTGTTCGTCAACCTGAACGGCACCAAGGTCTGCTGCCGCCTGGCACCCGACGTGGCGCCGCAGGTGGGTGAAACCCTGAACCTGCAGTTCGACCCGGCCAAGGTCTTGCTGTTCGATGCCCAGACCGGCGAGCGCCTGGGGGTGGTGGGGCGCCCGCAGGCCAAGGTTCAAGCCGACAACGTGGCGCAGTTCAAGGGCCGTTGA